One window from the genome of Hippocampus zosterae strain Florida chromosome 7, ASM2543408v3, whole genome shotgun sequence encodes:
- the si:dkey-230p4.1 gene encoding trichohyalin isoform X3, whose protein sequence is MAAADAQPPMGWQRERAELRQEVRLLQEELAESRAQREELASRARALGERLEQSVSPSLSRAHLEEVEEEERRERRRRDREAREREARQALLVHRLQNKVMEYRERCQSLESQLKVGHSQLMSTQMSIGRDTSESLECALISLEEEQQRASGLAQTTSVLRLQLSQSERANEILTERVRKLTADLTRALEEAERRAFHWQRERECVSSEVAQHQDQLWCVWRCVMSLRQHCRALRTAADRDLLEMRTELSRLSLSLQSSCDSTSLHLIKMYRLPALPSAPTAPLPSSPARSASSSLGTLTVGELLEAPSEDKMPDAEGTPEALAQAVGKLCRTLNVSAPSQSVLCRDASSLLWILSQTESALQWRQHELQRAELSVRQLGEEKASLQRRVEQLQEDDDRKRQRCPPALDRQQEGGLPSQRTEAELRTREEELQRTKEALRRKEEDLLSKEAGLHKRVGELRQEEEDLQKREAELQNRVEKVHNREEDLQGRKEEVHKAQQELQKREEEVREVRQALHEREEKVLRREQQLLEEQQKVQESKEEVQTEEESLQKREQQLQKTGEALREGEEALHKKEAEVLRREQQLLEEQQKVQKSKEEVQTEEQSLQKREQQLQKMGEALREGEEALHKREEEVLRRERELLEEQEKVQKSKEELQMGEESLQQREQHLQKTREEVREGEEALHKREKEVLKGEQELQQKRGELQKRREELQTREEEVQTRERKVQKRQEELQKREEEVQKSFDAELLQREAIIRDLKGALQREELARARAEEEAAAVRDALLKRSSQHASVLQELKEAQRELQLAAEEMARIEGVHEEQRRESVRLREMLDALRAQRERHQQEAQELKSRSASLQEQLEKQQTQMSCGSVERSHLGAHVRTLQEAKEALAGELRCLREEMQRVTSQKERHRAEKEEAWTREKDQLGKELRTKDGDVESLSRRIEGLLKERKEQEEHVQQLREELETKNEEMENQRRRVEGLQEEIKVASKEKKALVAERERKQLEEGAAGMELETLRGRTDGLLKEMKEREEHGDQLRKDLETKDAELETQRRRSDELLVELKALKEQLGKELRTKDEEMKTLKRHMKGREEHGDQLRKDLETKDAELETQRRRSDELLVELKVLKEQLWKELRTKDEEMKTLKRHMDGLQEEMKGREEATSKERRALVEEGQRKRTKEEAMGKELETLRRRVEGLLKELKGREQQVEQLRDKLATKDGQLETLRRRTESLLREMREKEVVAKEQKALVAEEENKRLEEGARGLEALRSRITLLEKEKREAEELEEEQKKEVREKEERLRQVEERLRLAEQRQEEQSGELQEAAGKLKEKEAQVEELELHLAESQQRSNQEEDRDAVEQEWRKKAAKVSCVLKEREEEVRKLTSVLQERQEELRNLRSMQEARKEEEKVQEPLRKTEEDNVCGEQTPEGKEKARLLRADKDEEEREHNLPRTEEELAALRESLRREERRRVEVQEELRVARRMLQQMALDLTALQEQVSNSREKAREDKEAQEETMRSLQRLLRESHEEVERLRRALQEKQQQEEDAGKTDRAGGVEAKAQRRERRREAGERESLETESKSGQEIWKPDEQKMSHEQQEEERSQTKALQQQEQMLEEEVRSRRRAGLKLEADEQLKSSDSLGSSQQELTRRRHRQTRAQDKERPRSAPEAWRQEGDGARLLLLHSRVAHLEIKLERSQGKKGKLKQHNRKLRVERDALAQASWPHGSVAADGHRRAPCVGKLHRDLGQSLAAVTLRPIVASVLRAETQRLDRSLREEELHPSAKC, encoded by the exons ATGGCAGCCGCGGACGCGCAGCCGCCGATGGGGTGGCAGCGGGAGAGGGCGGAGCTGCGACAGGAAGTCCGCCTCCTGCAGGAAGAGCTGGCCGAGAGTCGGGCCCAGAGGGAGGAACTGGCGTCCAGGGCCAGGGCGCTGGGCGAGAGG CTGGAGCAGTCAGTGTCTCCCTCGCTGTCCCGCGCCCATcttgaggaggtggaggaggaggagcggagagagaggaggaggcgCGACAGGGAGGCGAGGGAGAGGGAGGCCCGGCAGGCGCTGCTCGTGCATCGGCTGCAGAACAAG GTGATGGAGTACAGAGAACGATGTCAAAGTTTGGAGTCACAGCTGAAGGTTGGACACAGCCAGCTGATGAGCACGCAG ATGAGCATCGGGAGGGACACCTCGGAGTCGCTGGAGTGTGCCCTCATCAGCCTGGAGGAGGAACAGCAaag GGCATCAGGCCTGGCTCAGACCACCTCGGTCCTGCGGCTGCAGCTCAGCCAATCAGAGCGGGCCAACGAGATCCTGACGGAGCGTGTCCGCAAACTGACGGCCGATTTGACCCGAGCCTTGGAGGAGGCGGAGCGTCGGGCGTTCCATtggcagagagagcgagag tGCGTGTCCAGTGAGGTGGCTCAGCATCAGGACCAGCTGTGGTGCGTGTGGAGGTGCGTGATGTCACTCAGACAGCACTGCCGTGCCCTCAGAACTGCCGCTGACAG gGATCTCTTGGAGATGAGGACGGAGCTGTCCCGTCTGTCCTTATCGCTTCAGTCCAGCTGCGACTCGACTTCTTTGCACCTCATCAAAATGTACCGGCTGCCGGCCCTGCCGTCGGCGCCGACCGCTCCCCTGCCCTCTTCTCCGGCCCGGTCCGCCTCGTCCAGTCTGGGGACGTTGACGGTGGGCGAGCTGCTGGAGGCCCCGTCCGAGGACAA GATGCCAGACGCCGAGGGCACGCCGGAGGCTCTAGCGCAGGCTGTCGGCAAGCTG TGCCGCACGTTGAACGTGAGCGCCCCCTCGCAGTCAGTCCTCTGCCGGGATGCATCTTCCCTGCTGTGGATCCTCTCGCAGACGGAGAGCGCCCTGCAGTGGAGACAGCACGAACTGCAG AGGGCGGAGCTTAGCGTGCGGCAGCTGGGTGAGGAGAAGGCCTCGCTGCAGAGGCGCGTGGAGCAACTGCAGGAAGACGACGACCGCAAGCGTCAGCGGTGCCCGCCCGCCCTTGACAG ACAGCAGGAGGGTGGGCTTCCTTCGCAGCGGACGGAGGCGGAGCTTCGCACCAGGGAGGAGGAGCTGCAAAGGACAAAGGAAGCACtgcggaggaaggaagaggATTTGCTGAGCAAGGAGGCAGGGCTACACAAGCGAGTCGGGGAGTTGCGTCAGGAAGAGGAGGATCTACAGAAGAGAGAGGCGGAGCTGCAGAACAGAGTGGAGAAGGTGCACAACAGGGAGGAGGACCTGCaggggaggaaggaggaggtgcATAAAGCACAGCAGGAGCTACagaagagagaggaggaggtgCGTGAGGTACGGCAAGCGCTACACGAAAGAGAGGAGAAGGTGCTAAGAAGGGAGCAGCAGCTATTGGAGGAGCAGCAGAAGGTACAGGAGAGCAAGGAGGAGGTGCAAACGGAGGAGGAGTCCCTGCAGAAGAGAGAGCAACAGTTGCAAAAGACGGGGGAGGCGTTGCGTGAGGGAGAGGAAGCGCTACACAAAAAAGAGGCGGAGGTGTTAAGAAGGGAGCAGCAGCTGTTGGAGGAACAGCAGAAG GTACAGAAGAGCAAGGAGGAGGTTCAAACGGAGGAGCAGTCCCTGCAGAAGAGAGAGCAACAGTTGCAAAAGATGGGGGAGGCGTTGCGTGAGGGAGAGGAAGCGCTACACAAAAGAGAGGAGGAGGTGctcagaagggagcgggagctGCTGGAGGAACAGGAGAAGGTGCAGAAGAGCAAGGAGGAGCTGCAAATGGGGGAGGAGTCCCTGCAGCAAAGAGAGCAACACCTGCAAAAGACACGGGAGGAGGTGCGTGAGGGAGAGGAAGCGCTACACAAACGAGAGAAGGAAGTGCTCAAAGGGGAGCAGGAGCTCCAGCAAAAACGGGGGGAGTTGCAGAAGAGACGGGAGGAGCTACAGACAAGAGAGGAAGAGGTGCAGACCAGAGAGCGGAAGGTGCAGAAGAGGCAGGAGGAGCTGCagaagagagaggaggaggtTCAGAAGAG TTTCGACGCTGAGCTGCTGCAAAGGGAGGCCATCATCAGAGACCTGAAG GGGGCCCTGCAGAGAGAAGAGCTGGCCAGAGCCAGGGCAGAAGAAGAAGCGGCGGCCGTCAGAGACGCCCTCCTCAAG cgCTCCTCCCAGCACGCATCGGTGCTCCAGGAGCTGAAGGAGGCGCAGCGGGAGCTGCAGCTGGCGGCCGAGGAGATGGCCAGGATAGAAGGCGTGCACGAAGAGCAGCGCAGAGAGAGCGTGAGGCTGCGGGAGATGCTGGATGCTCTGCGGGCACAGCGGGAGCGCCACCAGCAGGAGGCGCAGGAGCTCAA GAGCCGCTCGGCATCCCTGCAGGAACAACTGGAGAAGCAGCAGACGCAGATGTCGTGCGGAAGTGTGGAGCGAAGCCACCTCGGCGCACACGTGCGCACGCTGCAGGAGGCCAAGGAGGCACTGGCCG GTGAGCTCCGATGTCTGCGGGAGGAGATGCAGAGAGTCACCTCCCAAAAGGAGCGCCACCGGGCAGAGAAAGAGGAGGCCTGGACACGAGAGAAGGACCAGCTCGGGAAGGAGTTGCGAACGAAAGACGGGGATGTGGAGAGCCTGAGCAGGCGCATTGAGGGACTACTGAAGGAAaggaaggagcaggaggagcaTGTGCAGCAACTCAGGGAGGAGTTGGAAACAAAGAATGAGGAGATGGAGAACCAGAGGAGGAGGGTGGAAGGCCTGCAGGAGGAAATCAAGGTGGCGTCCAAGGAGAAAAAAGCTCTGGTGGCCGAACGAGAAAGGAAGCAACTGGAGGAGGGCGCCGCGGGAATGGAGTTAGAGACGCTGAGGGGGCGCACGGATGGCTTACTGAAGGAAATGAAGGAGCGGGAGGAGCATGGGGACCAACTGAGGAAGGACTTGGAAACAAAAGATGCAGAGTTGGAGACCCAGAGGAGGCGCTCGGATGAACTACTGGTGGAATTGAAGGCGCTGAAGGAGCAACTTGGGAAAGAGTTGAGAACAAAGGATGAGGAGATGAAGACCCTGAAGAGACACATGAAGGGGCGGGAGGAGCATGGGGACCAACTGAGGAAGGACTTGGAAACAAAAGATGCAGAGTTGGAGACCCAGAGGAGGCGCTCGGATGAACTACTGGTGGAATTGAAGGTGCTGAAGGAGCAACTATGGAAAGAGTTGAGAACAAAGGATGAGGAGATGAAGACCCTGAAGAGACACATGGACGGCCTGCAGGAAGAAATGAAGGGGCGGGAGGAGGCCACGTCCAAGGAGAGGAGAGCGTTGGTGGAAGAAGGACAAAGGAAGCGAACAAAGGAGGAAGCCATGGGCAAGGAGTTGGAGACGCTGAGGAGGCGTGTGGAAGGACTACTCAAGGAACTGAAGGGGCGGGAACAGCAGGTGGAGCAACTCAGGGACAAGTTGGCCACAAAGGATGGGCAGTTGGAGACCCTGAGGAGGCGGACGGAAAGCCTGCTGCGGGAGATGAGGGAGAAGGAGGTGGTGGCCAAGGAGCAGAAAGCTCTGGtggcagaagaagaaaacaaacgaCTGGAGGAGGGCGCAAGGGGATTGGAGGCGCTGCGCTCTCGCATCACGCTGCTGGAAAAGGAGAAGCGGGAAGCAGAGGAGCTCGAAGAGGAGCAGAAGAAAGAAGTCCGGGAGAAGGAGGAGCGGCTGCGGCAAGTCGAAGAGCGGCTGAGGTTGGCGGAGCAGCGCCAAGAGGAGCAAAGCGGGGAGCTTCAGGAGGCCGCAGGAAAGCTGAAGGAAAAAGAGGCTCAAGTGGAAGAGTTGGAGCTCCACCTCGCAGAATCGCAGCAGAGGAGCAACCAGGAGGAGGACCGGGACGCTGTCGAGCAGGAATGGAGGAAAAAGGCTGCCAAGGTCAGCTGTGTCCTGAAGGAGCGCGAGGAGGAGGTGCGGAAACTGACGAGCGTGCTGCAAGAGCGCCAAGAGGAGCTGCGGAATTTGAGGAGCATGCAGGAGGCccgaaaggaggaggagaaagtccAGGAGCCCCTGAGGAAGACGGAAGAGGACAATGTTTGCGGGGAGCAGACGCCGGAGGGAAAGGAGAAGGCGCGGCTCCTCCGAGCGGACAAAGACGAGGAGGAGCGAGAACACAATCTGCCGAGGACTGAAGAGGAGCTGGCAGCTCTCAGGGAGTCTCTGAGGAGGGAGGAGAGGCGGCGAGTGGAGGTGCAAGAGGAGCTGAGAGTAGCTCGGCGCATGCTCCAGCAGATGGCGCTTGACCTCACCGCCCTGCAGGAACAG GTGAGCAACAGCCGCGAGAAGGCCAGGGAGGACAAGGAGGCGCAGGAGGAGACCATGAGGTCGCTCCAGAGACTTCTGCGG GAAAGCCACGAGGAGGTTGAGCGTCTGAGGCGCGCACTGCAGGAGAAGCAGCAACAGGAGGAAGATGCGGGCAAGACCGACCGAGCTGGAGGAGTCGAAGCCAAAGCCCAGCGGCgggagaggaggagagaggcGGGAGAACGAGAGAGCTTGGAAACAGAGAGCAAGAGTGGGCAAGAGATTTGGAAGCCAGATGAACAGAAGATGAGCCatgagcagcaggaggaggaacgCTCTCAGACCAAGGCGCTCCAGCAACAGGAGCAGATGCTGGAGGAGGAGgtcaggagcaggaggagggccggGCTCAAGCTGGAGGCAGACGAGCAGTTGAAGAGCAGCGACAGCCTGGGCAGCTCGCAGCAGGAGCTGACGAGGAGGCGGCACCGACAAACGCGGGCTCAG GACAAGGAGCGTCCGCGCTCGGCTCCGGAGGCATGGCGCCAGGAGGGGGATGGAGCTCGGCTGCTTCTGCTGCACAGTCGCGTGGCTCACCTGGAAATCAAGCTGGAGCGCTCTCAGGGCAAGAAAGGcaaactcaaacagcacaacCGCAAACTCCGGGTGGAGAGAGACGCACTCGCACAG GCGAGCTGGCCGCATGGGTCAGTGGCGGCGGACGGCCACCGGAGGGCGCCCTGTGTCGGCAAGCTTCATCGGGACCTGGGCCAATCGCTGGCCGCAGTCACTCTACGACCCATTGTCGCTTCCGTCCTGCGGGCCGAGACGCAGCGATTGGACCGCAGCCTGAGGGAGGAGGAGCTCCACCCATCGGCAAAATGCTGA
- the si:dkey-230p4.1 gene encoding trichohyalin isoform X2, which produces MAAADAQPPMGWQRERAELRQEVRLLQEELAESRAQREELASRARALGERLEQSVSPSLSRAHLEEVEEEERRERRRRDREAREREARQALLVHRLQNKVMEYRERCQSLESQLKVGHSQLMSTQMSIGRDTSESLECALISLEEEQQRASGLAQTTSVLRLQLSQSERANEILTERVRKLTADLTRALEEAERRAFHWQRERECVSSEVAQHQDQLWCVWRCVMSLRQHCRALRTAADRDLLEMRTELSRLSLSLQSSCDSTSLHLIKMYRLPALPSAPTAPLPSSPARSASSSLGTLTVGELLEAPSEDKMPDAEGTPEALAQAVGKLCRTLNVSAPSQSVLCRDASSLLWILSQTESALQWRQHELQRAELSVRQLGEEKASLQRRVEQLQEDDDRKRQRCPPALDRQQEGGLPSQRTEAELRTREEELQRTKEALRRKEEDLLSKEAGLHKRVGELRQEEEDLQKREAELQNRVEKVHNREEDLQGRKEEVHKAQQELQKREEEVREVRQALHEREEKVLRREQQLLEEQQKVQESKEEVQTEEESLQKREQQLQKTGEALREGEEALHKKEAEVLRREQQLLEEQQKVQKSKEEVQTVEESLQKREQQLQKTGETLREGEEALHKRDAEMLRREQQLLEEQRKVQKSKEEVQTEEQSLQKREQQLQKMGEALREGEEALHKREEEVLRRERELLEEQEKVQKSKEELQMGEESLQQREQHLQKTREEVREGEEALHKREKEVLKGEQELQQKRGELQKRREELQTREEEVQTRERKVQKRQEELQKREEEVQKSFDAELLQREAIIRDLKGALQREELARARAEEEAAAVRDALLKRSSQHASVLQELKEAQRELQLAAEEMARIEGVHEEQRRESVRLREMLDALRAQRERHQQEAQELKSRSASLQEQLEKQQTQMSCGSVERSHLGAHVRTLQEAKEALAGELRCLREEMQRVTSQKERHRAEKEEAWTREKDQLGKELRTKDGDVESLSRRIEGLLKERKEQEEHVQQLREELETKNEEMENQRRRVEGLQEEIKVASKEKKALVAERERKQLEEGAAGMELETLRGRTDGLLKEMKEREEHGDQLRKDLETKDAELETQRRRSDELLVELKALKEQLGKELRTKDEEMKTLKRHMKGREEHGDQLRKDLETKDAELETQRRRSDELLVELKVLKEQLWKELRTKDEEMKTLKRHMDGLQEEMKGREEATSKERRALVEEGQRKRTKEEAMGKELETLRRRVEGLLKELKGREQQVEQLRDKLATKDGQLETLRRRTESLLREMREKEVVAKEQKALVAEEENKRLEEGARGLEALRSRITLLEKEKREAEELEEEQKKEVREKEERLRQVEERLRLAEQRQEEQSGELQEAAGKLKEKEAQVEELELHLAESQQRSNQEEDRDAVEQEWRKKAAKVSCVLKEREEEVRKLTSVLQERQEELRNLRSMQEARKEEEKVQEPLRKTEEDNVCGEQTPEGKEKARLLRADKDEEEREHNLPRTEEELAALRESLRREERRRVEVQEELRVARRMLQQMALDLTALQEQVSNSREKAREDKEAQEETMRSLQRLLRESHEEVERLRRALQEKQQQEEDAGKTDRAGGVEAKAQRRERRREAGERESLETESKSGQEIWKPDEQKMSHEQQEEERSQTKALQQQEQMLEEEVRSRRRAGLKLEADEQLKSSDSLGSSQQELTRRRHRQTRAQDKERPRSAPEAWRQEGDGARLLLLHSRVAHLEIKLERSQGKKGKLKQHNRKLRVERDALAQASWPHGSVAADGHRRAPCVGKLHRDLGQSLAAVTLRPIVASVLRAETQRLDRSLREEELHPSAKC; this is translated from the exons ATGGCAGCCGCGGACGCGCAGCCGCCGATGGGGTGGCAGCGGGAGAGGGCGGAGCTGCGACAGGAAGTCCGCCTCCTGCAGGAAGAGCTGGCCGAGAGTCGGGCCCAGAGGGAGGAACTGGCGTCCAGGGCCAGGGCGCTGGGCGAGAGG CTGGAGCAGTCAGTGTCTCCCTCGCTGTCCCGCGCCCATcttgaggaggtggaggaggaggagcggagagagaggaggaggcgCGACAGGGAGGCGAGGGAGAGGGAGGCCCGGCAGGCGCTGCTCGTGCATCGGCTGCAGAACAAG GTGATGGAGTACAGAGAACGATGTCAAAGTTTGGAGTCACAGCTGAAGGTTGGACACAGCCAGCTGATGAGCACGCAG ATGAGCATCGGGAGGGACACCTCGGAGTCGCTGGAGTGTGCCCTCATCAGCCTGGAGGAGGAACAGCAaag GGCATCAGGCCTGGCTCAGACCACCTCGGTCCTGCGGCTGCAGCTCAGCCAATCAGAGCGGGCCAACGAGATCCTGACGGAGCGTGTCCGCAAACTGACGGCCGATTTGACCCGAGCCTTGGAGGAGGCGGAGCGTCGGGCGTTCCATtggcagagagagcgagag tGCGTGTCCAGTGAGGTGGCTCAGCATCAGGACCAGCTGTGGTGCGTGTGGAGGTGCGTGATGTCACTCAGACAGCACTGCCGTGCCCTCAGAACTGCCGCTGACAG gGATCTCTTGGAGATGAGGACGGAGCTGTCCCGTCTGTCCTTATCGCTTCAGTCCAGCTGCGACTCGACTTCTTTGCACCTCATCAAAATGTACCGGCTGCCGGCCCTGCCGTCGGCGCCGACCGCTCCCCTGCCCTCTTCTCCGGCCCGGTCCGCCTCGTCCAGTCTGGGGACGTTGACGGTGGGCGAGCTGCTGGAGGCCCCGTCCGAGGACAA GATGCCAGACGCCGAGGGCACGCCGGAGGCTCTAGCGCAGGCTGTCGGCAAGCTG TGCCGCACGTTGAACGTGAGCGCCCCCTCGCAGTCAGTCCTCTGCCGGGATGCATCTTCCCTGCTGTGGATCCTCTCGCAGACGGAGAGCGCCCTGCAGTGGAGACAGCACGAACTGCAG AGGGCGGAGCTTAGCGTGCGGCAGCTGGGTGAGGAGAAGGCCTCGCTGCAGAGGCGCGTGGAGCAACTGCAGGAAGACGACGACCGCAAGCGTCAGCGGTGCCCGCCCGCCCTTGACAG ACAGCAGGAGGGTGGGCTTCCTTCGCAGCGGACGGAGGCGGAGCTTCGCACCAGGGAGGAGGAGCTGCAAAGGACAAAGGAAGCACtgcggaggaaggaagaggATTTGCTGAGCAAGGAGGCAGGGCTACACAAGCGAGTCGGGGAGTTGCGTCAGGAAGAGGAGGATCTACAGAAGAGAGAGGCGGAGCTGCAGAACAGAGTGGAGAAGGTGCACAACAGGGAGGAGGACCTGCaggggaggaaggaggaggtgcATAAAGCACAGCAGGAGCTACagaagagagaggaggaggtgCGTGAGGTACGGCAAGCGCTACACGAAAGAGAGGAGAAGGTGCTAAGAAGGGAGCAGCAGCTATTGGAGGAGCAGCAGAAGGTACAGGAGAGCAAGGAGGAGGTGCAAACGGAGGAGGAGTCCCTGCAGAAGAGAGAGCAACAGTTGCAAAAGACGGGGGAGGCGTTGCGTGAGGGAGAGGAAGCGCTACACAAAAAAGAGGCGGAGGTGTTAAGAAGGGAGCAGCAGCTGTTGGAGGAACAGCAGAAG GTACAGAAGAGCAAGGAGGAGGTTCAAACGGTGGAGGAGTCCCTGCAGAAAAGAGAGCAACAGTTGCAAAAGACGGGGGAGACGTTGCGTGAGGGAGAGGAAGCGCTACACAAAAGAGACGCAGAGATGTTAAGAAGGGagcagcagctgctggaggaGCAGCGGAAGGTACAGAAGAGCAAGGAGGAGGTTCAAACGGAGGAGCAGTCCCTGCAGAAGAGAGAGCAACAGTTGCAAAAGATGGGGGAGGCGTTGCGTGAGGGAGAGGAAGCGCTACACAAAAGAGAGGAGGAGGTGctcagaagggagcgggagctGCTGGAGGAACAGGAGAAGGTGCAGAAGAGCAAGGAGGAGCTGCAAATGGGGGAGGAGTCCCTGCAGCAAAGAGAGCAACACCTGCAAAAGACACGGGAGGAGGTGCGTGAGGGAGAGGAAGCGCTACACAAACGAGAGAAGGAAGTGCTCAAAGGGGAGCAGGAGCTCCAGCAAAAACGGGGGGAGTTGCAGAAGAGACGGGAGGAGCTACAGACAAGAGAGGAAGAGGTGCAGACCAGAGAGCGGAAGGTGCAGAAGAGGCAGGAGGAGCTGCagaagagagaggaggaggtTCAGAAGAG TTTCGACGCTGAGCTGCTGCAAAGGGAGGCCATCATCAGAGACCTGAAG GGGGCCCTGCAGAGAGAAGAGCTGGCCAGAGCCAGGGCAGAAGAAGAAGCGGCGGCCGTCAGAGACGCCCTCCTCAAG cgCTCCTCCCAGCACGCATCGGTGCTCCAGGAGCTGAAGGAGGCGCAGCGGGAGCTGCAGCTGGCGGCCGAGGAGATGGCCAGGATAGAAGGCGTGCACGAAGAGCAGCGCAGAGAGAGCGTGAGGCTGCGGGAGATGCTGGATGCTCTGCGGGCACAGCGGGAGCGCCACCAGCAGGAGGCGCAGGAGCTCAA GAGCCGCTCGGCATCCCTGCAGGAACAACTGGAGAAGCAGCAGACGCAGATGTCGTGCGGAAGTGTGGAGCGAAGCCACCTCGGCGCACACGTGCGCACGCTGCAGGAGGCCAAGGAGGCACTGGCCG GTGAGCTCCGATGTCTGCGGGAGGAGATGCAGAGAGTCACCTCCCAAAAGGAGCGCCACCGGGCAGAGAAAGAGGAGGCCTGGACACGAGAGAAGGACCAGCTCGGGAAGGAGTTGCGAACGAAAGACGGGGATGTGGAGAGCCTGAGCAGGCGCATTGAGGGACTACTGAAGGAAaggaaggagcaggaggagcaTGTGCAGCAACTCAGGGAGGAGTTGGAAACAAAGAATGAGGAGATGGAGAACCAGAGGAGGAGGGTGGAAGGCCTGCAGGAGGAAATCAAGGTGGCGTCCAAGGAGAAAAAAGCTCTGGTGGCCGAACGAGAAAGGAAGCAACTGGAGGAGGGCGCCGCGGGAATGGAGTTAGAGACGCTGAGGGGGCGCACGGATGGCTTACTGAAGGAAATGAAGGAGCGGGAGGAGCATGGGGACCAACTGAGGAAGGACTTGGAAACAAAAGATGCAGAGTTGGAGACCCAGAGGAGGCGCTCGGATGAACTACTGGTGGAATTGAAGGCGCTGAAGGAGCAACTTGGGAAAGAGTTGAGAACAAAGGATGAGGAGATGAAGACCCTGAAGAGACACATGAAGGGGCGGGAGGAGCATGGGGACCAACTGAGGAAGGACTTGGAAACAAAAGATGCAGAGTTGGAGACCCAGAGGAGGCGCTCGGATGAACTACTGGTGGAATTGAAGGTGCTGAAGGAGCAACTATGGAAAGAGTTGAGAACAAAGGATGAGGAGATGAAGACCCTGAAGAGACACATGGACGGCCTGCAGGAAGAAATGAAGGGGCGGGAGGAGGCCACGTCCAAGGAGAGGAGAGCGTTGGTGGAAGAAGGACAAAGGAAGCGAACAAAGGAGGAAGCCATGGGCAAGGAGTTGGAGACGCTGAGGAGGCGTGTGGAAGGACTACTCAAGGAACTGAAGGGGCGGGAACAGCAGGTGGAGCAACTCAGGGACAAGTTGGCCACAAAGGATGGGCAGTTGGAGACCCTGAGGAGGCGGACGGAAAGCCTGCTGCGGGAGATGAGGGAGAAGGAGGTGGTGGCCAAGGAGCAGAAAGCTCTGGtggcagaagaagaaaacaaacgaCTGGAGGAGGGCGCAAGGGGATTGGAGGCGCTGCGCTCTCGCATCACGCTGCTGGAAAAGGAGAAGCGGGAAGCAGAGGAGCTCGAAGAGGAGCAGAAGAAAGAAGTCCGGGAGAAGGAGGAGCGGCTGCGGCAAGTCGAAGAGCGGCTGAGGTTGGCGGAGCAGCGCCAAGAGGAGCAAAGCGGGGAGCTTCAGGAGGCCGCAGGAAAGCTGAAGGAAAAAGAGGCTCAAGTGGAAGAGTTGGAGCTCCACCTCGCAGAATCGCAGCAGAGGAGCAACCAGGAGGAGGACCGGGACGCTGTCGAGCAGGAATGGAGGAAAAAGGCTGCCAAGGTCAGCTGTGTCCTGAAGGAGCGCGAGGAGGAGGTGCGGAAACTGACGAGCGTGCTGCAAGAGCGCCAAGAGGAGCTGCGGAATTTGAGGAGCATGCAGGAGGCccgaaaggaggaggagaaagtccAGGAGCCCCTGAGGAAGACGGAAGAGGACAATGTTTGCGGGGAGCAGACGCCGGAGGGAAAGGAGAAGGCGCGGCTCCTCCGAGCGGACAAAGACGAGGAGGAGCGAGAACACAATCTGCCGAGGACTGAAGAGGAGCTGGCAGCTCTCAGGGAGTCTCTGAGGAGGGAGGAGAGGCGGCGAGTGGAGGTGCAAGAGGAGCTGAGAGTAGCTCGGCGCATGCTCCAGCAGATGGCGCTTGACCTCACCGCCCTGCAGGAACAG GTGAGCAACAGCCGCGAGAAGGCCAGGGAGGACAAGGAGGCGCAGGAGGAGACCATGAGGTCGCTCCAGAGACTTCTGCGG GAAAGCCACGAGGAGGTTGAGCGTCTGAGGCGCGCACTGCAGGAGAAGCAGCAACAGGAGGAAGATGCGGGCAAGACCGACCGAGCTGGAGGAGTCGAAGCCAAAGCCCAGCGGCgggagaggaggagagaggcGGGAGAACGAGAGAGCTTGGAAACAGAGAGCAAGAGTGGGCAAGAGATTTGGAAGCCAGATGAACAGAAGATGAGCCatgagcagcaggaggaggaacgCTCTCAGACCAAGGCGCTCCAGCAACAGGAGCAGATGCTGGAGGAGGAGgtcaggagcaggaggagggccggGCTCAAGCTGGAGGCAGACGAGCAGTTGAAGAGCAGCGACAGCCTGGGCAGCTCGCAGCAGGAGCTGACGAGGAGGCGGCACCGACAAACGCGGGCTCAG GACAAGGAGCGTCCGCGCTCGGCTCCGGAGGCATGGCGCCAGGAGGGGGATGGAGCTCGGCTGCTTCTGCTGCACAGTCGCGTGGCTCACCTGGAAATCAAGCTGGAGCGCTCTCAGGGCAAGAAAGGcaaactcaaacagcacaacCGCAAACTCCGGGTGGAGAGAGACGCACTCGCACAG GCGAGCTGGCCGCATGGGTCAGTGGCGGCGGACGGCCACCGGAGGGCGCCCTGTGTCGGCAAGCTTCATCGGGACCTGGGCCAATCGCTGGCCGCAGTCACTCTACGACCCATTGTCGCTTCCGTCCTGCGGGCCGAGACGCAGCGATTGGACCGCAGCCTGAGGGAGGAGGAGCTCCACCCATCGGCAAAATGCTGA